A stretch of Mytilus edulis chromosome 11, xbMytEdul2.2, whole genome shotgun sequence DNA encodes these proteins:
- the LOC139494364 gene encoding uncharacterized protein, translating to MASVRCFVGKNQKSWDLFLPQLAGAFRASVSRSTGFTPNHLMLGREVNQPAELMFRGPQGEEIQDREKYVSDLEEAIQGAHELARANLKTAQERLKRDYDLKVVVKRFKVGDLVYQLDTATIKGKCRKLTPSWKGPGVVVESLTPYLYRVKMKTAMVVAHHDRIKLCKDREVPNWCKKLQAKVLSRNWKEIEELEPKGKRGKNIYCSCRGPDDGGLMIRCDECREWFHGRCVDITPEEADRMDAYQCPGCSVSTEVHVSRISLHSKVNLFQMNNQNSIDKTGDGSQPPSPEQASVTEVTEELVVCVSEEELRQLDPEVQGSPGAALEVCGGSEGGSEGVEGKGR from the coding sequence ATGGCCTCAGTGCGGTGCTTTGTGGGAAAAAATCAAAAGTCCTGGGATCTATTCCTTCCGCAATTAGCTGGTGCGTTCCGTGCTTCAGTCAGTAGAAGCACCGGGTTTACTCCTAATCATCTCATGTTGGGCAGAGAAGTCAATCAACCTGCTGAGTTGATGTTCAGGGGGCCACAGGGGGAGGAAATTCAGGATAGAGAAAAATATGTTTCAGACTTAGAGGAGGCCATCCAAGGGGCACACGAGCTGGCCAGGGCCAATCTAAAAACGGCACAAGAACGCCTCAAAAGGGATTACGATCTCAAGGTGGTAGTCAAAAGGTTTAAGGTGGGGGATCTAGTGTATCAATTGGACACGGCCACCATCAAGGGAAAATGTCGGAAACTGACACCATCTTGGAAGGGCCCTGGGGTGGTGGTGGAAAGTCTCACTCCATATCTTTACAGGGTCAAAATGAAAACAGCAATGGTGGTGGCCCATCATGACCGGATTAAGTTGTGTAAAGATAGGGAGGTCCCAAATTGGTGTAAAAAACTACAAGCTAAAGTTTTAAGTAGAAATTGGAAGGAAATAGAGGAGTTGGAACCCAAGGGAAAAAGGggtaaaaacatttattgctcATGCCGGGGACCAGATGATGGGGGTCTCATGATTAGATGTGACGAGTGCAGGGAATGGTTCCATGGACGATGCGTGGACATCACTCCTGAGGAGGCGGACAGAATGGACGCCTATCAGTGTCCTGGATGTTCGGTCTCCACAGAGGTGCACGTGTCCAGGATCTCCCTGCACTCTAAGGTAAATCTATTTCAGATGAATAACCAGAACAGTATTGACAAAACAGGGGATGGAAGCCAGCCACCTTCTCCAGAGCAGGCCTCCGTCACAGAGGTGACGGAGGAACTGGTAGTGTGTGTGTCGGAGGAGGAGCTGAGGCAGCTGGACCCTGAGGTCCAGGGGAGCCCAGGGGCTGCCTTAGAGGTATGTGGGGGGTCCGAAGGGGGGTCTGAAGGGGTTGAGGGGAAGGGGAGGTGA